In Chroogloeocystis siderophila 5.2 s.c.1, the genomic stretch TTACATGCTCACGTAAAAGGTCAAAATCTCAGTTTGTCTGAGTATGTCAGTAGTGGTATAACTACAGCAGTTGATAATAGTCAAACGAGAATGTTAGCAGCAATAGATAAATCAATAGTAAAGTTTGGTCAAACTCCTACGGAAGCTTTAGATATTGCTAAACAAAATTTAAAAATATATTTCTCAGTTGTAGGACTCACAGAAAAATTTGACGAAACTCTCATTTTACTTAAGAAGAAGTTTGGGTGGAGATTACCTTTTTATGTAAGAGAAAATGTAACAAAAAATAGACAATTAAAGGAGAACATACCACCGGAAGCTATAGAAATTATACAACACTACAACCTATTAGATATTCAGTTATATCATTACGCACAGCAAATCTTTGAGCAGCAACTTACCCAGTATGCAGGTAACTTTGAAGCAGAACTCAAATTGTTCAGGTTAATCAACCAACAATATGGAAAAGTGTATCCTATTTACCAATCAACTTTACACAAGTCTCAAAGTCTTATCAAAAAATAATATAAATTCTTGTTCCACAACGTACTTAGTTGTGTTTTAGTAGAGACTCTTTTCCATAAAAAAGTTGATAAAAAATATTAAAACAATTATCATAATTAATACATAACATACAGCATCAACTCTGGCAACCTATATCAGTTCGCCAAAAACGTATTTTCTTCTAAATTCTGCTTTTAAAGAAATTCAAGACGAAAACTCAGCTCCCAAAACTTATTTCCTCAAAACCATCACGGGACAATGAGCAAATCGAACGACTCTTTCTGCTACAGAACCAAGAAAAAAACGACTTAAGCCAGTCCGTCCGTGCGAGGGGATGACTATTAAGTCAGCATTAATTTCTTGAGCGTAATCAATAATTCTAGAACTAGGATCGCCGACTAAAATACCGATATGAACTCCTTGATATTCTGAATCTTTCAAGCGTTCATGTAATGCTTCTTGCACGTGTTTTATGCGTGTTTCATCATCTATCGTTTCCCATACAACTCCTGGTTCAGCAGGATGGAGATGAGAGAGAACATGCAATACGTGTAGTTGAGAAGGATCTTGGACAAATTCTCGTGCTGGTTCAAGTGCGGCGAAGGATTCTTCAGAAAAATCGATTGGGACTAGAACACAATTTTTTTGTAACCAAGTCATAATAATTGTCCTTATTAGTAGTCATACCTTTTTAAGTTGGTGGGTAATGGGTTGTCGATAATGGGTAATTCTTAATAAGTATTCTTGCCAATTACCAATAACCAATTACCAACCTTTAAGTTAAATTTTTGCACTCATTGCTTAAAAGTACTGTGCAAATTTAGATTAACGATAAACTGGCATTTGTCCAGTATTCAATCGTTTCATATAGCTTTCTAAATCTGCTGAGACTTTTCCAGATAACAGGTAGCACCCCAGAATATTAGGAAAAGCCATAGAGAGAATCATCATATCGCTAAAGTCGAGAACCGCCCCCAAATTAACAACAGACCCAATGAAGACAAAAATGACGAAGATAACTTTGTAAATCATTGTAGAGCGATCGCCAAACAAGTAAGCCCAACAACGTTCGCCGTAGTAACTCCAAGAAATCATCGTTGAGAAGGCAAACAAAAACACAGCGATTGACAGAATAATGGGAAACCAACTAATGGCTGAAGCAAACGCCGTATTTGTAAGCTGTACCCCACTATCGGTTTGATCGGTGTACACACCAGTAATGACAACGACTAACGCCGTCATATTGCAAATGATTACAGTGTCAATAAATGGTTCTAATAAAGCAACGATTCCTTCGCGAATCGGTTCCTCTGTACGCGCTGCGGAGTGCGCGATCGCTGCTGAACCAACACCAGCTTCGTTAGAAAAAGATGCGCGTCTAAATCCTTGGACAAGTACTCCAATAAATCCGCCTGTAACGGCTTGCGGGACAAACGCTTCGCGCACAATTGTGGCAAAAGCAGCAGGAACTTGCGGTAAATTCGTCAGAATAATCCACAACGCGGCTAAAACGTAAATCAAGCACATTGCCGGGACAAGCTTCTCAGCAACTCCACCGATACGACGAATACCGCCAATAATTACCAAAGCAACCATTGCGCCTAGAATTATTCCATAAAGCCAGCTGCGTCCCACAAATAAGGGAACCACACCAGCGATCGCCGAGTAAGATTGGTTGGCTTGAAACATATTACCGCCACCAAACGAGCCACCAATACATAACACCGCAAACAAGCCAGCTAGCAGCCTTCCTAAGGGGCGTAATCCAAGTTCTCCCAAACCGCGTGATAAGTAACGCATTGGACCGCCGGAGACTGTACCATCAGGTGATACCAGGCGATATTTTTGACCAAGCGTACACTCAACAAATTTACTGGACATTCCCAGTAATCCCGCGATCGTCATCCAAAACATTGCGCCAGGACCACCCAATTGAATGGCGATCGCCACCCCTGCAATATTTCCTAACCCAACTGTTGCTGAAAGTGCTGCGGATAAAGCTTGAAAGTGAGTAACTTCTCCAGTTTCCGCCGGATTGTCGTAATGTCCTTGCACAACAGAGATCGCATGACCAAAAGCCCGAAAGTTGACAAATTTCATGCGCAGTGTAAAAAAAACTGCGCCGACAATTAGCCATAAGACGATAAACGGTAGACCTGCAACACTGAAAAACAGTACCTGCGATAGTGCATCTACCAAACCAGAAAAAACCGCATCAATTCCTGCAACAAAGCCATTGTCTGCTGTTGTCTCTTCGGCTGCTAAAGCTGTTCCTGATACAATCAGCAGCAACAATACTGTAAATACAGGAGATTTTCGCAGTACCCTTATAAGCGAATATTTTCTCATCAGATATTATTGCAATCACTAGATACAGAATGTCAAAAAAACTATAAATTTATTTGATGATAAAACTGTTAGCAAGGAAACATTTTGTTGCGTTTTGATGAAAATCCCTTAGCCTTATATTCCTAGCGAGATAAAACTCTTGCTTAGCAAAACCTAAAATAGAGTTAAGTCTTGTTAAGAATTTTAAAATATTTGGGAAAGCGCATGACAACAGCTTTAATTACAGGTGCTTCTGCGGGGATTGGTGCGGCTTTTGCGCAAGAATTAGCTGCACGTAAGACAAATTTAGTGTTAGTAGCGCGATCGCAAACGAAACTTGAACAACTCGCAACACAACTACAAACACAATACCAAATTCAAGTAGAGATTATCCCTCAAGACTTGACCGCACCACAAGCAGCGCAAACTGTATTTGATACTCTCAACAGTAAGAGTATCGCCATCGACTTGTTAATCAACAACGCTGGCTTTGGGGAATACGGTGACTTTCTTGAACTTGATCGCGAAAGACAGTTAAATATGATACAGTTAAATATTCTGGCGCTCGTAGATTTGACACATCTATTCTTATCACAAATGCGGCAACGCGGTTCAGGCAATATTATTAATATGTCTTCGGTAGCGGCGTTTCAATCGATGCCTTACTTTAGTGTCTATGCTGCAACCAAGTCATTTATCCTGAGTTTTAGTGAAGCTTTGTGGGCAGAGAATCGTAAATACGGTGTTCGTGTCATCGCAGTTTGCCCTGGACCAACTGACACGAACTTTTTCACAGATGCAGAATTTCCGCCAATTTTAGTTAATATTGCCGAAAAAAATTACACTTCCACAAAAGTTGTTGTCCGTGAAGCTTTAGCGGCTATAGAACAAGAGCATCCTGTCATTGTTCCTGGAGATTTGCGAAACCAAATATTAGCCAATATCCCGCGATTTTTACCAAGAGAAGCTATTACAACTTTTTGGAAAACAGTTTTAGGAAGTAGAAAGTAAAGTGTTGTTAACTGGTAATCGGTAATTGGTCATTGTGAGATATTAGCTTTTTCTGTTAGCTGTAGCTGCTGGCGAATAAATTTGCAAGCTAAATAAAAGAAAGTCTACCTCCGTAAACTTACCCGTAAAAATCTTGTTTTAGTGTACCTTCGTACACTTTGCTTGGATAGCCCTGACGAAAGTCGGAGGGCGGCTGTGATTCATGCAGGAGGTCTACTAGATATTAACTGCAAGCGTACAAAAGTATTTTCTATTACCTAATTACCAAAACTTTTAGTTATACATACCGAGTCAACTGCACGCGGTAGCGTTCCTTTTTAGTAACAGCAACTTCACCGACTTCTAGGCGTCCTTTACCACGAATTGCAATTAAATCTCCAGGTTTAACTTGTGCGCTTGCTTGAGTTACCTCTTTCCAGTTAACACGCACATCGCCAGCATCAATCATATCAGCCATTTTGCTGCGAGAAGTGCCAAAGCCAGCGGAAGCGATCGCATCTAACCTTAAAGAAGCTTCAACCGTTGTTAGTTCTTTTTTCTTAGGTTCGCGAATCTTGAGTTCACTTAACTCGATTCGTTGTAGTTTTACCGGAACCGAACGCACTTGCTGAAGATTCATTTCTAAAAATTCGACAAGTTCAGGAACAACAATCGCTTGTGCGCCACGTTCACCCAAAACAATAATGTCACCTGTTTTCTCGCGAACAATACCAGTACCCAGCATTGCCCCCAAAAAATCGCGATGAGTTGCGGTATCAAATAAAAAATTCCCAGAAATATCAAGCGCCGCAACAGCGACGTGTGATAAATCCAGTGGTATTTCAGGACGCGTGATCGCCAGACGTTGCCTTTCTGCTTGCGGATATCCACCCCAGGCGATCATTTGTACCTCAGTTAAACGGCTAAAAACTTGTTGTGTTTCCGCTAATACTGGAGGAGACAAAAAATCAGTTAACACAACTTCCCAAGTTTTAATCGCCTGCTGTGCTCGATCAATTACCTGTGCGACACTGTCTCGGTTTTCAACACCCTTTAAAAGTTCTTCTCTCGGTAGCATTCTAAATATATTTGATGTCTTAAACTAATGATGCACTAGGCTGAGCGACTGACTACAAAACTGCTCTAGTCATCTCAGACAATCCTCTCTTTCTCCCTCTCTGCGTTCTCTGCTCCGAATAAGGTTCGTTAAAACACGGACCACATCACACCTCAGCAGGATCGACATATCCTTGCAAATTCTCTGGTTCAAACTGACGTAGAACCCGCGTCGCTTGACGAGTCAAACTTTCTGAACCGCGCACCACAACCAAATATTTACCCGCATCGAGGCGATTGCGATAAGGCAAAGCGTCACCACTTCCAAAAGCTATCCCTGCTGCACCACCAACAAAAAAGCTTCCCATATAGCCAGCCGCAGCCCCTAATAACCCACCGATCAACTGATTACCAATATCCCCAGCCCAAGGGAAAGTATTCAACCCTGTTAGCAAATTGAAGGCAATTCCGGCAACAAAGCCAAACGGCACAAGCCACAGCATCATAATTCGCGATTGCTTTCTAGCCTGCTCTTTCGGGTCAATTAACCCAAACTCATCAGCACTTTTGTATCCTCGACCAAGAATACTGACTTTATCAGTGGGAATACCTTCTTTTTCGAGCGCTAAGTAAGCAGCTTCGGCTTGGATGCGATCGGGGAGTACAGCAACAAGGTAATTCATCTTAGCAAGTTTTATTGATTGACAGTTGTGCTTGAGATACAAGTCTCCATTTTCAATGTACCAGTGGTAAGCACGCGGCGGGTTCTGTCGGAATTATGATTTGTCCAACGCCATCGGATTTTGTCGGTATATTAATAAAAGGTATAGCCGGAATGCAGAAATTATTTTGTTAAATGTTCTGGCGCGGACGCCTTTACAGTTAAAATAACCTACTGCGGAAGCAACTGCGCTGTATCATAGAAGTTTTGTAAACTTACAGATTGTGCCTACAGTTGTGTCAATGATAACAATCGCTGCTTAAGAGCATTTTGCTATCATGAATCGCGTTTTTCTACCTAGTCTTGCTTGCTAATTATGGCTAAAGTTCTCGTCTCCGATCCGATTGACCAGGCAGGAATTGATATCCTGTCTCAAGTTGCTACCGTTGATATTAAAATTGGACTATCGTCAGAAGAACTGGCGCAGATTATACCAGAATATGACGCGTTAATGATTCGCTCTGGCAGCCGCGTTACGCAAGAAATTATTGAAGCGGGAACGCAGTTGAAAATTATTGGCAGAGCAGGCGTTGGAGTTGATAATGTAGACGTTAACGCTGCTACGCGCAAGGGGATTGTTGTTGTCAACTCACCCGAAGGCAATACGATCGCCGCCGCCGAACACGCACTAGCGATGATGCTTGCTTTATCGCGCTACATTCCTGATGCAAACGCTTCGGTGAAAAGTGGCAAATGGGATCGCAAAAGTTTTATTGGTGCAGAAGTTTATAAAAAGACGCTAGGAATCGTTGGTTTAGGTAAAATTGGCTCGCACGTAGCCACGGCAGCGAAAGCCATGGGCATGAAACTGTTAGCATACGATCCGTTTATTTCGACAGAAAGAGCCGATCAGCTAGGCTGTCGCTTGGTAGAAATGGATGTTTTACTGCAAGAATCTGACTATATTACCTTGCACATCCCCAAGACACCAGAAACAACGCACTTAATCGACGCCGCAGCGATCGCCAAAATGAAACCTAACGCACGCATCATCAACTGTTCGCGTGGGGGAATTATTGATGAAACAGCCCTGTATAATGCGCTTAAAGAAGGTAGAATCGCAGGCGCAGCGCTTGACGTTTATGAAACTGAACCGTTGGGAGATTCGCCGTTAAAGTCATTAGAAAAACAAGTCATTCTCACTCCTCACTTAGGAGCATCGACTACCGAAGCACAAGTGAATGTGGCGATCGATGTCGCTGAACAAATTCGTGACGTTTTACTCGGATTACCCGCGCGATCAGCAGTTAATATCCCTGGGCTAGGTCCTGATATCCTTGAAGAACTTCGTCCTTACATGCAACTTGCAGAAACCCTCGGCAACTTGGTAGGACAATTAGCTGGAGGAAGAGTAGAACAACTCGTTGTCAAACTACAAGGCGAACTCGCAACAAATAAAAGCCAGCCTATCGTCGTCGCTGCACTCAAAGGTTTACTATCGCAAGCGCTACGCGAACGCGTTAATTACGTCAATGCGTCGATCGAAGCCAAGGAGAGGGGTATTCGCGTCATTGAAACGCGCGATGCAGGAGAACGCGACTATGCAGGTTCACTGCATTTAGAAGCCAAAGGCTCTTTAGGCGACCATTCCGTGACAGGTGCTTTGCTGGGTGACAGTGAAATTCGCATTACAGACATTGATGAATTTCCTGTTAACGTTCCTCCCAGTCAACATATGCTATTTACGCTACACCGTGATATGCCAGGAATCATCGGTAAAATT encodes the following:
- a CDS encoding photosystem II S4 domain protein, producing the protein MLPREELLKGVENRDSVAQVIDRAQQAIKTWEVVLTDFLSPPVLAETQQVFSRLTEVQMIAWGGYPQAERQRLAITRPEIPLDLSHVAVAALDISGNFLFDTATHRDFLGAMLGTGIVREKTGDIIVLGERGAQAIVVPELVEFLEMNLQQVRSVPVKLQRIELSELKIREPKKKELTTVEASLRLDAIASAGFGTSRSKMADMIDAGDVRVNWKEVTQASAQVKPGDLIAIRGKGRLEVGEVAVTKKERYRVQLTRYV
- a CDS encoding alanine/glycine:cation symporter family protein, translated to MRKYSLIRVLRKSPVFTVLLLLIVSGTALAAEETTADNGFVAGIDAVFSGLVDALSQVLFFSVAGLPFIVLWLIVGAVFFTLRMKFVNFRAFGHAISVVQGHYDNPAETGEVTHFQALSAALSATVGLGNIAGVAIAIQLGGPGAMFWMTIAGLLGMSSKFVECTLGQKYRLVSPDGTVSGGPMRYLSRGLGELGLRPLGRLLAGLFAVLCIGGSFGGGNMFQANQSYSAIAGVVPLFVGRSWLYGIILGAMVALVIIGGIRRIGGVAEKLVPAMCLIYVLAALWIILTNLPQVPAAFATIVREAFVPQAVTGGFIGVLVQGFRRASFSNEAGVGSAAIAHSAARTEEPIREGIVALLEPFIDTVIICNMTALVVVITGVYTDQTDSGVQLTNTAFASAISWFPIILSIAVFLFAFSTMISWSYYGERCWAYLFGDRSTMIYKVIFVIFVFIGSVVNLGAVLDFSDMMILSMAFPNILGCYLLSGKVSADLESYMKRLNTGQMPVYR
- a CDS encoding SDR family NAD(P)-dependent oxidoreductase encodes the protein MTTALITGASAGIGAAFAQELAARKTNLVLVARSQTKLEQLATQLQTQYQIQVEIIPQDLTAPQAAQTVFDTLNSKSIAIDLLINNAGFGEYGDFLELDRERQLNMIQLNILALVDLTHLFLSQMRQRGSGNIINMSSVAAFQSMPYFSVYAATKSFILSFSEALWAENRKYGVRVIAVCPGPTDTNFFTDAEFPPILVNIAEKNYTSTKVVVREALAAIEQEHPVIVPGDLRNQILANIPRFLPREAITTFWKTVLGSRK
- the serA gene encoding phosphoglycerate dehydrogenase; the protein is MAKVLVSDPIDQAGIDILSQVATVDIKIGLSSEELAQIIPEYDALMIRSGSRVTQEIIEAGTQLKIIGRAGVGVDNVDVNAATRKGIVVVNSPEGNTIAAAEHALAMMLALSRYIPDANASVKSGKWDRKSFIGAEVYKKTLGIVGLGKIGSHVATAAKAMGMKLLAYDPFISTERADQLGCRLVEMDVLLQESDYITLHIPKTPETTHLIDAAAIAKMKPNARIINCSRGGIIDETALYNALKEGRIAGAALDVYETEPLGDSPLKSLEKQVILTPHLGASTTEAQVNVAIDVAEQIRDVLLGLPARSAVNIPGLGPDILEELRPYMQLAETLGNLVGQLAGGRVEQLVVKLQGELATNKSQPIVVAALKGLLSQALRERVNYVNASIEAKERGIRVIETRDAGERDYAGSLHLEAKGSLGDHSVTGALLGDSEIRITDIDEFPVNVPPSQHMLFTLHRDMPGIIGKIGSLLGSFNVNIASMQVGRKIVRGDAVMVLSLDDPLPDGILDEITKVSGIRDAYTVTL
- a CDS encoding universal stress protein, encoding MTWLQKNCVLVPIDFSEESFAALEPAREFVQDPSQLHVLHVLSHLHPAEPGVVWETIDDETRIKHVQEALHERLKDSEYQGVHIGILVGDPSSRIIDYAQEINADLIVIPSHGRTGLSRFFLGSVAERVVRFAHCPVMVLRK
- a CDS encoding sulfotransferase family 2 domain-containing protein: MVVHSYQKHTIIFLHIPKASGSTLHRIIEQQYPPVVIYTIDGLNVVESTNEFKSLPQEQRQKIKVLKGHMSFGLHEYLARPSTYITILREPVERVISQYYYICHNPKHRLHAHVKGQNLSLSEYVSSGITTAVDNSQTRMLAAIDKSIVKFGQTPTEALDIAKQNLKIYFSVVGLTEKFDETLILLKKKFGWRLPFYVRENVTKNRQLKENIPPEAIEIIQHYNLLDIQLYHYAQQIFEQQLTQYAGNFEAELKLFRLINQQYGKVYPIYQSTLHKSQSLIKK